Proteins encoded by one window of Mechercharimyces sp. CAU 1602:
- the folK gene encoding 2-amino-4-hydroxy-6-hydroxymethyldihydropteridine diphosphokinase, whose translation MRWAWMKEKKRLAYLGLGSNLGEREHYLREAIIRLIQPPQNRLEAVSSLYETAPVGYVDQPHFLNMVIAMRTSLSPQDLLREALAIEQQLERVREVRWGPRTIDIDLLLYGEQKIVTEELSIPHPRMHERAFVLLPLVEIAPHVPIVGSGKTASQWMADTVDGKANEVKKIARTLPLIPGGKQNEDHHTPV comes from the coding sequence ATCTCGGATTAGGTTCCAACCTGGGAGAGCGAGAACATTATTTGCGAGAAGCGATTATACGTCTGATCCAGCCGCCACAAAATAGGTTGGAGGCGGTTTCGTCGCTTTATGAAACGGCCCCGGTCGGCTATGTGGATCAGCCTCATTTTTTAAACATGGTGATTGCCATGCGAACGTCACTATCCCCACAAGATCTACTGCGCGAGGCGTTAGCGATCGAGCAACAGCTGGAACGTGTGCGTGAAGTGCGGTGGGGACCGCGCACGATTGATATTGACTTGCTTTTGTACGGTGAGCAGAAGATCGTGACCGAGGAGTTGAGTATCCCTCACCCACGCATGCATGAACGCGCCTTCGTGTTGCTACCACTAGTAGAGATCGCCCCTCATGTTCCGATCGTTGGTAGCGGGAAGACGGCGAGTCAATGGATGGCGGACACGGTGGATGGAAAAGCAAATGAAGTTAAGAAAATAGCACGTACGCTTCCTCTGATTCCTGGGGGAAAGCAGAATGAAGATCATCATACACCTGTTTGA